The Neobacillus sp. PS3-34 genome has a window encoding:
- the ade gene encoding adenine deaminase, whose product MDAIKIKKAIQHRKLIDVLLDSTLYADLVLKGGYFINVITREIYEADVAVKGEYILMVGDASDLIGPKTTVENVKGKFVSPGFIDSHMHFESAMLTCTEFSKLSIPTGTTTLIGDPHEIGNVLGVQGMKAMIEEAKTLPNRILFTVPCAVPDAPGLETSGFDVSAKDMKDLLTDPYVQGIGEIQSFSNIKPVYEHAPELIDDLVAAVAYANSIGKTVEGNAPGLFGKELAAHIISGGTHVSCHETTTKEETVEKLRYGVSVFMREGSSQRNMAECIRAITEDGLDSRRAIVVSDDMVPADLLKYGHMNDIIRRTIAEGIDPVEAIQMATINPATHFGFKDVGVISPGKRADIAVISDLNEMKIDQVFLGGKKAAEKGELTIEIAPYIYPESVKKSIKRKPVKKEDLLIRATGSRARVRAIEAIPDQNLTGGKEYTLNVVEGIVQPCLKQDVLPVLVIERHGRTGKIGKTFLNGFDLKSGAIAESVAHDTHNIIVTGTNYEDMVTAVNRVIAMDGGIAMIKDSRVVGDLPLRIGGLMTDEFTGKEMSDKVEELSRLAKDELGCGIHVPFMHLSFWSLVTSPKWKITDMGLIDVNKFEIIPTIL is encoded by the coding sequence ATGGATGCTATAAAAATTAAAAAAGCAATACAACACCGAAAACTAATTGATGTGCTTTTGGATTCAACTCTTTACGCAGACCTGGTCCTTAAAGGGGGCTATTTTATTAATGTCATTACCCGTGAAATTTATGAAGCGGATGTGGCTGTTAAAGGTGAGTATATTTTAATGGTCGGGGATGCAAGCGATTTAATTGGTCCAAAAACAACTGTGGAAAATGTTAAAGGGAAATTTGTAAGTCCTGGATTTATTGATTCCCATATGCATTTTGAGAGCGCAATGCTGACATGTACTGAATTTTCAAAGCTTTCAATTCCTACGGGCACAACCACCTTAATCGGAGACCCTCATGAAATAGGAAATGTCCTCGGAGTGCAGGGAATGAAGGCGATGATTGAGGAAGCAAAAACCCTGCCGAACCGCATATTATTTACGGTTCCATGCGCCGTTCCGGATGCTCCAGGTTTGGAAACATCCGGCTTTGATGTTTCTGCCAAGGATATGAAGGATCTGCTGACAGATCCCTATGTGCAGGGAATTGGAGAAATCCAAAGCTTTAGCAATATTAAACCGGTGTACGAACACGCACCTGAACTCATTGATGATCTGGTAGCCGCTGTTGCTTATGCGAACAGTATTGGAAAGACTGTCGAAGGAAATGCGCCAGGCTTATTTGGAAAAGAGCTCGCCGCACATATCATAAGCGGCGGAACGCATGTCTCCTGCCATGAAACAACAACAAAGGAGGAGACAGTGGAAAAACTGCGTTATGGTGTCAGTGTGTTTATGCGTGAAGGCTCTTCACAACGCAATATGGCTGAATGTATCCGGGCGATTACTGAAGATGGACTGGATTCACGGCGGGCAATAGTCGTATCAGATGATATGGTACCGGCAGACCTATTAAAATACGGACATATGAATGACATTATCCGGCGGACGATTGCTGAAGGGATTGATCCGGTTGAAGCTATTCAAATGGCCACCATTAATCCCGCGACCCACTTCGGCTTTAAGGATGTAGGAGTAATTTCTCCAGGGAAAAGAGCTGATATTGCAGTCATTAGCGATTTAAATGAAATGAAAATCGACCAGGTTTTTCTTGGAGGCAAAAAGGCAGCCGAAAAAGGGGAGCTAACGATTGAAATCGCTCCTTACATATATCCGGAAAGTGTAAAGAAATCAATTAAAAGGAAACCGGTTAAAAAAGAGGACCTATTAATAAGGGCAACTGGCAGCAGGGCAAGAGTCCGGGCGATTGAAGCGATTCCTGATCAAAATCTGACAGGGGGCAAAGAGTATACCTTAAATGTAGTAGAAGGAATTGTACAGCCATGTTTAAAACAAGACGTTTTGCCAGTGCTTGTAATTGAGCGACATGGCAGAACAGGGAAAATCGGAAAAACCTTTCTGAATGGCTTTGATTTAAAAAGCGGCGCAATTGCAGAAAGCGTTGCTCATGATACACATAATATTATTGTTACCGGAACCAATTATGAGGATATGGTAACTGCAGTGAATCGTGTTATTGCGATGGATGGCGGTATCGCCATGATTAAAGATAGTAGGGTTGTAGGGGACCTGCCGCTCCGAATCGGAGGGTTAATGACCGATGAATTCACAGGCAAAGAGATGAGCGATAAAGTAGAGGAATTATCGAGACTCGCAAAAGACGAACTTGGCTGCGGGATCCATGTTCCTTTTATGCATTTATCTTTTTGGTCACTCGTAACCAGTCCAAAATGGAAAATTACAGATATGGGCTTAATAGATGTGAATAAGTTTGAAATCATACCAACCATTCTCTAA